In Hymenobacter volaticus, the genomic window CAATCAACGCCAAGTACTAGAAACTTTGTTTTCTCAGCCCTTAGGTCAATTTACTCTGCTATTAATAGCCTTGGCTTTATCGGCTCATACATTATGGCGGATAGTGGAAACTATCGAAGACCCCTATCAGAAAGGTAAGAGCCCAGGTGGGTTATTGCATCGGTTCACTTATTTACTGAGCGGTATCTCTTATGGAAGCGTGGCTGTCACGACATTTAAGCTTGTATTCGGTGTCCAATCAGGGGGTGAAAATTCCAAGCAGCTTTGGGTGGCTCAACTCCTGCATCGTGAAGGAGGAGAGTGGTTGGTAGTGACAGCAGGTGCTATTATGCTTACGTGGGCGCTTGTACAACTGAAAAAGGCTATAACCCAAGGATTATATAAAAGCTTGAAAATTGATGAACTAGCTTATTTCTGGCGAGGATTGATTCGTTTGATCGGAGCTATAGGGTTCATCACACAGTCTACCATACTTGCGGGAATGGGCTATTACCTGCTCCGGGCTGCCTGGATGAAAAACCCCCGTTACGTAAAAAGCATCGACGACTTGCTGGAGTTAGTCGGACGCTTGCCTAACGGCACTACGTGGTTGTTGCTACTAGCAGGAGGAATCTTCTTGTTTGGCTTGTTCATGTTTGTCATGGCCCGGTACTTCCCGCTCAAATTAGCTTAGCCACGCACGCATTAGTACACTGATGTCGTTCTGAGTGAGAAAGATACAGTATTGAGCGTTCTTGTAAATAAGTTGCGTACTCTATATAAGTTAGAGAACGGGATAAGCTCAACTTGAAAGCCTTCAATTGATGCACTAGTAGAATTCCTCCTCCGCCGTAGCGAGCGGTAGTGCCAACAAAGTCAAATAACCTTATCTCAGTAATTTATGCAATGCAAAGGTGTTGCGCTCAGGGGCTTTGTATGGTAGCCAAGCATGCGCTTTAGGATTTATCTGCTGGTGGTTCAGGCAGTGGCATCCAATGGGTTACACCCTTTATATACCGGTTAACACCATTGCGGTCAGGAGCCACAAACATGTGTTTAGCCCCAGCTGTGGTAGGAATCTTAAAAGCAGCTACTGTTATCTGTTGCCAAGCGGCTGGCACATACACCAATACTTGTTGCCCGGGCTGAGGAAGCTTATCTGCTCGTAAGTTCCAAGATAAAGCAGGTGCACTCATATATTGACGATTGGATACCTGGTTGATCAGGCCGTTTCTTATAATCAACTTGATAGAACAAGCCGCCAGAGCTTTTTGCAAGGGTTGCATAATGGCTGAGCTATTCGACGGACACTGTACGCAGGTTTGGCAAGTGCGTTTATCACTTACTGGTTTTGTTATATTCTATGCTCTTATATAGTGCCCCGGTAATTGCTGCAGTGCAGCTGACAGTAATCAGTTCGTGAGCGACTTCAACAAGTAGATCCGAAGTGCCAATGATACTGACAGTCACTCATACCGCGCAGCGTCTTTTCTGACTGAGTAGCCGAGGCACGGATGGCTACTGAAACAGGTATTTCGGATGGTGTTAAATGCTGGAAGTTGGTAATGCTGTAGCTTACAAAACTGAACACTATCAACCAGTTAAAAAGCCATTCTTAAAGCCGTAAAACCAGCCTTTTTTTACGAGTATTTTTTAGTGGATTTTTTGCTGTAGATATATAGCATAATTGTGGCAAACGCTGGTAAAAACGCAATAAAATCGGTACTTTTGTAGGATAGCACAACCGCTAAACTTACGCCCGAAACATGAGCGAAACGAAAGAGAAAAGAGCCGACGATCAGTACTCTGCCGATAGCATTCAGGTACTGGAAGGGTTGGAGGCCGTGCGCAAGCGTCCCTCCATGTATATCGGCGACACTGGTATCAAAGGCCTGCACCACTTGGTGTGGGAAGTAGTTGATAACTCCATCGACGAAGCCCTTGCCGGCCACTGTGACCAGATCGAAGTAACAATCAACGAAAACAACTCCGTTACCGTCCGTGACAACGGGCGGGGTATCCCTGTCGACTTTCACCAAAAGGAAGGCCGCTCCGCTTTGGAAGTGGTACTCACCGTGCTGCACGCAGGTGGCAAATTTGACAAGGACTCTTACAAAGTATCCGGCGGTCTGCACGGTGTGGGCGTGAGCTGCGTAAACGCACTCAGCCAGGACCTGAAAGTAACTGTGCGCCGCAATGGCCACATCTATCAGCAGGAATACAAAATTGGCGTCCCACAGTACGCCGTGAAGGAAATCGGTGATACGGAAGAGCACGGCACGCAAGTGGAGTTCTTGCCCGACGATTCCATCTTCACCGAAACCGTCTATAAATATGAAACTGTAGCCAATCGTTTGCGCGAACTGGCCTACCTCAACAAAGGCATTCGCATTACGCTCACCGACCGTCGAGAGAAGAATGATGATGGCTCTTTCATAGGGGAGGTGTTCTACTCGCAAGGTGGCCTGAGCGAGTTCGTGCAGTACCTCGACGCAGGCCGCATGGTGCTTATGCCCAACCCGATTCACGTTATCAGTGAGAAGGGAGGCACGCCCGTGGAAGTAGCGTTGCAGTACAACGACTCGTACCAGGAGCACATCTTCAGCTACGTCAACAACATCAACACCATCGAGGGGGGCACGCACGTAGCGGGCTTCCGCTCGGCCCTCACCCGTACCCTGAAGGCGTATGCCGATAAGTCGGGGATGCTGGAGAAGGCCAAGGTGGAGATTCAGGGGGATGACTTCCGTGAAGGTCTCACGGCGGTTATTTCCGTGAAAGTGCAGGAGCCGCAGTTTGAAGGCCAGACCAAAACCAAGCTCGGCAACTCTGATGTGAGCGGCGCGGTGAATACCGTAGTCGGCGAAATTCTCAACCAATATTTGGAAGAGAATCCCAAGGAGGCTCGCATCATCATCGAGAAGGTGATTTTGGCGGCCCGGGCGCGTATTGCCGCCCGCAAAGCGCGCGAGATGGTGCAGCGCAAAACGGTGCTTGGTTCCAACTCCTTGCCCGGCAAGCTTGCCGACTGCTCGGAATCGGATCCTGAAATCTGCGAGCTGTACTTGGTGGAAGGTGACTCGGCCGGTGGTACTGCCAAGCAGGGCCGCAACCGGGCGTTTCAGGCTATTCTGCCCTTGCGTGGTAAGATCCTGAATGTGGAGAAGGCGCAAGAGCACCGCATCTACGAGAACGAAGAAATCCGGAACATGATTACGGCCCTCGGCGTGAGCTTCGAGAAGAAGACCGACGAGGACGACGGCAGTTCTAGCCGCTCGCTCAACTTGGACAAGCTTCGCTACCACAAGATCATCATCATGACCGACGCCGACATCGACGGCTCGCACATCCGGACCCTGATCTTGACCTTCTTCTTCCGTTACATGCGGGAGCTAGTCGATAAGGGGTACATCTTTATTGCCTTACCACCGCTTTACCTCGTGAAGCGCGGTAAGGAAGAACGCTACTGCTGGACCGAAGAGGAGCGCATGGCTGCTCAAGATGAAATGGGCCGCGGCAAACCAGAAACGGTAAACGTGCAGCGTTATAAGGGTCTTGGCGAGATGAACGCTGAGCAGCTCTGGACCACTACCATGCAGCCCAATACTCGCTCTCTGAAGCGGGTGGATGTGGAATCGGCCGCTGAAGCCGACCACTTGTTTGCCATGCTGATGGGCGACGAGGTACCGCCCCGCCGTGACTTCATCGAGAAAAACGCCAAATACGCTAAGCTCGATGTGTAATTGGAAATAAGAAAAGGCCCGCTGCAAAGTGGGCCTTTTTTGTTGGTTGCTGTTTGATACCTTGAAAGAAGCACAGTTCGGCGTAGCTCGATGTGTAGCAACGTTTAGTGCTTTGCAAGCACAATACGTACAGTGAGAAGATGATTTAGATCATGCGTCAAAACATTAGTTCTGGAGCTCCCTGGGAGCCAATAGTGGGATATTCACGAGCCGTCCGGGTGGGGAATGTAGTGGAAGTGGCTGGCACCACAGCACAAGACGGTGATGTAATAACTGGCGACGACGCCTACACCCAAACCAAACGGATCTTAGAGAAACTTGCAGCGGCGCTGGGTGAAGCCGGCGCGGCGCTAACGGATGTCGTGCGGACTCGGATTTACGTAACTGATATTTCGGAGTGGGAAAGTGTTGGGCGAGCCCATGGGGAAATATTCGGGATATTCGGCCAGCTTCGAGCATGGTAGAAGTTCGGGCCCTGATTGACCCCGACTGCTAGTAGAAATTGAGGCAACGGCCATCATTTCTTAATCTTGAAATGCCCTTTCCGGGCCGTAAACCCGTATCTTACCCCGTTTTTCCGCGCTGCCTTAGTCCTATGAAGCTATTCAAATCTGCCGACCTCATCCGCAAAAGCAAATATATCAGCCGCGACTTAAGCTGGCTGCGCTTCAACTACCGTGTTCTCGACCAAGCAAAAGACCCAGGCCGGACACTGTTTGACCGATTGCGGTTTCTGAGTATCACGTCGTCCAACCTCGACGAGTTTTTTATGATCCGAGTGGGGTCACTCTATAACTACCTCGATTATGGCAAAGAGCGAGTCGACTATTCGGGACTGCGCGAGTTGCCATTTCGGCGCAAACTGCTCGACTTCGCGCACCGCTTCGTAAACGACCAGTCGCTGACCTACATCAATGAATTGAAGCCGCAGTTCGAGAAAAACGGTTTCAACATCTTGAAGATGGAAGACTTGACGGAGGTTGAGCTGAAGAAGGTGGATGGATACTTCAAAAACACCATCTTCCCGCTGCTCACGCCCATGGTATACGACTCGTACCACGGCTTCCCGTTGATGATGAATCAGATGCTGATTCTGGGTGTCGTGACGCGGACCGGCAATGGCGACCTGGAAACTGAGAAAGGACAAGAGCGCCTTACGTTCGTGCAGATTCCGCAAAACCTGTCGCGCTTCTTCGAACTGAGCCGCAAAGACAAGGTAATATTTGTGCCTATCGAGGAGATTGTGCGCGCCAACTTGCCCAAGCTGTTCCGCAACGTGAGCATTGAGTCAGCCGATTTGTTCCGCATCACACGCAATGGTGATTTCACGCTGGAGGAATCGGAAGATATTGATACCGATTTCATCAAGGAACTCCAGCAGGGACTTAAGACTCGTAAGCGGGGGCGGGTAGTGCGGCTGGAAGTGGAATCCAACACGTCGGCGCTGCTGATGTCGGTGCTGAAGGAACGCTGGAAAATTGACAACGGCAACGTGTTCGTTATCAATTCTCTAATTGACTTGAAGGGGCTGCTTCAAATTCTGAAGCATCCGAACTTCCGAAATCGTGGTTCGCGGCTGCCCGCGCCGGTAGCTCCCTTAAGCTTGCCCGAAGGTGCCGACGAGAATTTGTTTGAATACCTCAAGCACCACGACGTGCTGTTACACCATCCTTACAATAGCATCGAGCCGATGGTGCGCTTGCTCGAACAGGCCGCAGAAGATCCGCAGGTGCTGGGTATCAAGCAAACCATCTACCGGCTTGCCGAAGATTCGCGCGTGTCGGCGGCGTTGCTGAAGGCGGCTGAGAATGGCAAGCACGTATCGGTGCTGTTTGAAATCAAGGCGCGCTTCGATGAGGAGCGCAACATTCGGGAAGGAGCACGGCTGGAAAAAGCGGGCTGCTTTGTTATCTACGGCGTGTCGAAGTACAAGACGCACACCAAGATGCTGATGATTATCCGCAAGGAAGGAGAGAAGGTGACGCGCTACATGCACATCGGGTCGGGTAACTACAACGAGCAAACCAGCAAACTCTACACCGACGTGAGTCTGCTCACCACCAATGACGTGTATGGCCACGACGTGTCGGAATTCTTCAACGTTATTACCGGCCACTCTCAACCCGACGACTACGAATACCTCATTACGGCGCCTAAAGACATGCGCCAACAGCTTATTCATCTCATTCGTGAGGAAGTGAAGCACGCCAAGAAAGGCTTGCCGAGCGGCATCGTGATGAAAATGAATTCCTTGGAAGACAAGGAGATGATAGACGAGTTCTATAAGGCGTCGAAGGCAGGTGTGCCAATTCGATTTATTGTGCGCGGCATTTGCTGTTTGCGGCCAGGGCGGCCGGGGCTAAGCGAAAACATTGAGGTACGCAGCATTGTGGGCGACCTGTTAGAGCACTCGCGCCTGTTTTATTTCCACCAAGCAGGCCAGCCAAAA contains:
- a CDS encoding DUF1206 domain-containing protein — its product is MTTETKLPHPVKKTVQVMARWSYVVKGFLFCGVAVFAVRMALGLSRKEPNQRQVLETLFSQPLGQFTLLLIALALSAHTLWRIVETIEDPYQKGKSPGGLLHRFTYLLSGISYGSVAVTTFKLVFGVQSGGENSKQLWVAQLLHREGGEWLVVTAGAIMLTWALVQLKKAITQGLYKSLKIDELAYFWRGLIRLIGAIGFITQSTILAGMGYYLLRAAWMKNPRYVKSIDDLLELVGRLPNGTTWLLLLAGGIFLFGLFMFVMARYFPLKLA
- a CDS encoding DUF551 domain-containing protein; translation: MQKALAACSIKLIIRNGLINQVSNRQYMSAPALSWNLRADKLPQPGQQVLVYVPAAWQQITVAAFKIPTTAGAKHMFVAPDRNGVNRYIKGVTHWMPLPEPPADKS
- the gyrB gene encoding DNA topoisomerase (ATP-hydrolyzing) subunit B is translated as MSETKEKRADDQYSADSIQVLEGLEAVRKRPSMYIGDTGIKGLHHLVWEVVDNSIDEALAGHCDQIEVTINENNSVTVRDNGRGIPVDFHQKEGRSALEVVLTVLHAGGKFDKDSYKVSGGLHGVGVSCVNALSQDLKVTVRRNGHIYQQEYKIGVPQYAVKEIGDTEEHGTQVEFLPDDSIFTETVYKYETVANRLRELAYLNKGIRITLTDRREKNDDGSFIGEVFYSQGGLSEFVQYLDAGRMVLMPNPIHVISEKGGTPVEVALQYNDSYQEHIFSYVNNINTIEGGTHVAGFRSALTRTLKAYADKSGMLEKAKVEIQGDDFREGLTAVISVKVQEPQFEGQTKTKLGNSDVSGAVNTVVGEILNQYLEENPKEARIIIEKVILAARARIAARKAREMVQRKTVLGSNSLPGKLADCSESDPEICELYLVEGDSAGGTAKQGRNRAFQAILPLRGKILNVEKAQEHRIYENEEIRNMITALGVSFEKKTDEDDGSSSRSLNLDKLRYHKIIIMTDADIDGSHIRTLILTFFFRYMRELVDKGYIFIALPPLYLVKRGKEERYCWTEEERMAAQDEMGRGKPETVNVQRYKGLGEMNAEQLWTTTMQPNTRSLKRVDVESAAEADHLFAMLMGDEVPPRRDFIEKNAKYAKLDV
- a CDS encoding Rid family hydrolase produces the protein MGYSRAVRVGNVVEVAGTTAQDGDVITGDDAYTQTKRILEKLAAALGEAGAALTDVVRTRIYVTDISEWESVGRAHGEIFGIFGQLRAW
- the ppk1 gene encoding polyphosphate kinase 1, with amino-acid sequence MKLFKSADLIRKSKYISRDLSWLRFNYRVLDQAKDPGRTLFDRLRFLSITSSNLDEFFMIRVGSLYNYLDYGKERVDYSGLRELPFRRKLLDFAHRFVNDQSLTYINELKPQFEKNGFNILKMEDLTEVELKKVDGYFKNTIFPLLTPMVYDSYHGFPLMMNQMLILGVVTRTGNGDLETEKGQERLTFVQIPQNLSRFFELSRKDKVIFVPIEEIVRANLPKLFRNVSIESADLFRITRNGDFTLEESEDIDTDFIKELQQGLKTRKRGRVVRLEVESNTSALLMSVLKERWKIDNGNVFVINSLIDLKGLLQILKHPNFRNRGSRLPAPVAPLSLPEGADENLFEYLKHHDVLLHHPYNSIEPMVRLLEQAAEDPQVLGIKQTIYRLAEDSRVSAALLKAAENGKHVSVLFEIKARFDEERNIREGARLEKAGCFVIYGVSKYKTHTKMLMIIRKEGEKVTRYMHIGSGNYNEQTSKLYTDVSLLTTNDVYGHDVSEFFNVITGHSQPDDYEYLITAPKDMRQQLIHLIREEVKHAKKGLPSGIVMKMNSLEDKEMIDEFYKASKAGVPIRFIVRGICCLRPGRPGLSENIEVRSIVGDLLEHSRLFYFHQAGQPKVYAGSADLMVRSFDRRIEALFLIVNPQLKREAISILMLNLLDNQNSYTMREDGAYIRRQPASGEAIVNVHRDFYRRDDDRLAAATPEALLALLSQQTVRTKEDESAAAAAAELAAAEVDCELEGPEADFPAEETTEQETVAYPVAIGDGEDSGLNVPNV